Proteins encoded in a region of the Methanobrevibacter millerae genome:
- a CDS encoding cupin domain-containing protein: protein MANVTFEPGCRNNWHIHHAEENGGQILLVTKGEGWYQEEGKPAQKLKPGDVVSIPPNVKHWHGASKDSEFTHIAIEVPGVNPENEWCEEVSDEEYAAL from the coding sequence GTGGCAAATGTCACTTTCGAGCCGGGATGCAGAAATAACTGGCATATTCATCATGCTGAAGAAAATGGTGGACAAATTTTGCTTGTAACCAAAGGTGAGGGATGGTATCAGGAAGAAGGAAAGCCTGCACAGAAGTTAAAGCCTGGGGATGTGGTCTCCATACCTCCAAATGTAAAACATTGGCATGGTGCATCAAAGGATTCTGAATTTACCCATATTGCCATTGAAGTTCCTGGTGTCAACCCTGAAAACGAATGGTGTGAAGAAGTTTCCGATGAGGAATATGCGGCATTGTAA
- a CDS encoding class I SAM-dependent methyltransferase, with translation MIKLSYDVNDYRRQISEAVNDGDCIIELGCHTGNTSKVILQNDVKLIALDNSPEASKEMDKLDLTFINADVRLHDTLSEVFKITQKCDILAIDLGGGYHPDTVFKVFYIWSSTFKPKHTFIRNRGLVEFYNSISEAKGDYKSNDGFLDSYKDSGIPPQIKEFDLWTPMLKK, from the coding sequence ATGATAAAGTTATCCTATGATGTCAACGATTACAGAAGGCAAATCAGCGAAGCAGTAAATGATGGGGACTGCATAATAGAGCTTGGATGCCATACAGGTAACACTTCAAAAGTCATTTTACAGAATGATGTTAAATTAATAGCTCTGGATAATTCTCCTGAAGCTTCAAAGGAAATGGATAAGTTGGATTTGACTTTTATAAATGCTGATGTAAGGCTTCATGACACATTATCTGAAGTCTTTAAAATAACTCAAAAATGTGATATCTTGGCTATTGATTTAGGCGGGGGATATCATCCGGATACTGTTTTTAAGGTATTCTACATATGGTCTTCCACTTTCAAGCCAAAGCACACATTCATTAGAAACAGGGGTCTTGTTGAATTTTACAATTCAATATCTGAAGCAAAGGGTGATTATAAATCTAATGATGGTTTTTTGGATTCATATAAGGACAGCGGCATTCCTCCACAAATAAAGGAATTTGATTTGTGGACTCCTATGCTAAAAAAATAG
- a CDS encoding nicotinate phosphoribosyltransferase, whose protein sequence is MIENNICLLTDSYKITHHYFYPKGTKKIYSYLESRVGAEFNKTIFYGLQYIIKKYLKGKVVSQEKIDEADNLMQTHLGEGIFNREGWQYILDEFDGMLPIEIKAVPEGTPVDVGNVLMTVENTDDKCYWLVNYLESLLLQVWYPSTIATLSAEVRKLANFYLDVTGSDKSNLDFMLHDFGYRGATSTESSMLCGSAHLLSFSGTDTIPALTIPENYYNDSEVYGFSVQATEHSVMTSLGQDGEIQQALNVIENAKNGILSMVIDSYDYRNFLIQASTEGSELNDAILKFLSVDGNKVVFRPDSGEPVSTTIDCLNILESGFGSYDTESGYKVFDANIGLLWGDGLNYHKIRDILFAMKSNGWAAENIIFGMGGGLHSSVNRDTQRNAFKCSAQLRDGQWFDIFKNPLDSSKKSKTGRFKLIEDDGSFKTISIDDEGDDILRTVFKDGKLLVDEKYCDVKLRAQNYSKYSI, encoded by the coding sequence ATGATAGAGAATAATATCTGTTTATTGACTGATTCCTATAAGATAACCCATCACTACTTCTATCCAAAAGGTACAAAAAAGATATATTCTTACCTTGAAAGTAGAGTTGGAGCTGAGTTTAATAAAACTATATTCTATGGGCTTCAGTACATAATCAAAAAGTATTTGAAAGGTAAAGTTGTAAGTCAGGAAAAGATTGACGAAGCTGATAATCTTATGCAGACTCATCTTGGAGAAGGTATTTTTAACCGCGAAGGCTGGCAGTACATATTGGACGAATTTGATGGAATGCTTCCTATTGAAATCAAGGCTGTTCCTGAGGGAACTCCTGTTGATGTGGGCAATGTATTGATGACAGTTGAAAATACTGACGATAAATGTTACTGGCTAGTGAATTATCTTGAGTCATTGCTGTTGCAGGTATGGTATCCATCCACCATTGCTACATTATCTGCTGAGGTAAGAAAATTGGCCAATTTCTATTTGGATGTTACGGGTTCAGATAAAAGCAATCTGGATTTCATGTTGCATGATTTCGGTTATCGTGGAGCAACATCAACAGAATCATCAATGCTTTGTGGATCCGCTCATTTACTGAGTTTTTCAGGTACTGACACAATTCCTGCATTAACGATACCTGAAAATTATTATAATGACTCAGAAGTATATGGATTTTCAGTTCAGGCAACAGAACACAGCGTCATGACCTCCTTGGGTCAGGATGGTGAAATTCAGCAGGCATTGAATGTCATTGAAAATGCAAAGAACGGTATTCTTTCCATGGTTATTGACAGCTATGACTATAGAAACTTCCTGATACAGGCATCAACTGAAGGAAGCGAACTGAATGATGCAATCTTGAAATTTTTATCCGTCGACGGCAATAAGGTTGTCTTCAGGCCGGATAGCGGTGAGCCTGTATCTACAACCATTGACTGTTTGAACATATTGGAAAGTGGTTTTGGAAGCTATGACACTGAAAGTGGATATAAGGTGTTTGATGCTAACATTGGCCTTTTGTGGGGAGATGGCCTTAACTATCACAAGATTAGAGATATTCTCTTTGCAATGAAATCCAATGGATGGGCTGCTGAAAATATTATCTTTGGTATGGGCGGAGGGCTTCACAGCTCTGTTAATCGTGATACTCAGCGCAACGCCTTCAAATGTTCTGCACAATTGAGGGATGGTCAATGGTTTGACATCTTTAAAAATCCGTTGGACTCCAGTAAGAAATCTAAAACAGGTAGATTTAAACTTATTGAAGATGATGGTTCTTTTAAAACAATTTCAATTGATGATGAGGGTGATGACATTCTTCGCACTGTCTTTAAGGATGGAAAACTGCTTGTCGATGAAAAATATTGTGATGTTAAATTGAGGGCACAAAATTATTCCAAATATTCAATTTAA
- the thpR gene encoding RNA 2',3'-cyclic phosphodiesterase — MSQIRAFLAIDLDDDLKPKINKIIREFKQIDANIKYVDLQNLHFTLKFFGDIDTEGIDLISEKIENVIKDFDSFTIKIKGCGAFPNKNRIKVIWVGLDEDEILKDLHDKLDKEFNSIGFDLDRKFSSHLTIGRMKSAKGKNKVKNTIETYNNIDIGTMDVNLITLKKSTLTPSGPIYEDLLEFRL, encoded by the coding sequence ATGTCACAAATCAGAGCATTTCTAGCAATTGACTTGGATGATGATTTAAAACCAAAGATAAATAAAATCATTCGTGAATTCAAACAGATTGACGCTAACATTAAGTATGTGGATTTGCAGAATCTGCATTTCACTTTAAAGTTCTTTGGAGATATTGATACGGAAGGTATTGATTTAATCTCTGAAAAAATAGAAAATGTCATAAAGGATTTTGATTCATTCACAATTAAAATAAAAGGTTGCGGAGCATTTCCAAATAAAAATCGCATAAAAGTAATTTGGGTAGGTTTGGATGAAGACGAAATCCTAAAAGACCTTCATGATAAACTGGATAAGGAATTCAATTCCATAGGCTTTGATTTGGACAGAAAATTCTCATCTCATTTAACAATAGGACGAATGAAATCCGCAAAAGGCAAGAATAAAGTTAAAAATACAATAGAAACATATAACAATATCGACATAGGAACAATGGATGTTAACTTAATCACATTAAAGAAAAGTACATTGACTCCATCAGGACCAATCTATGAAGATTTACTGGAATTTAGGCTATGA
- a CDS encoding pantoate kinase: MTISFFVPAHITGFFSIENNTDPLKNGSLGAGFLLDRGVKTTIKDSSEFKINVNQGSDIVINEVLKHFKINAPFEITQDIQLPIGAGFGTSAASALSLSLALNEFFDFGYSYEECGQIAHMVEVSLGGGLGDVIGQTGSGMVLRTSPGAPGVGRIESFDEDLFVATKFFGEIDTASIIRNPQHKKLISKTGHECLNEFMQDISVGKFLELSLIFSQNTKLMTDEVKSLVDYFNSSDDILGASMAMLGNTVFAFAYNESAFKNLNIKNLDIDKLYKKRQL; encoded by the coding sequence ATGACTATTTCATTTTTCGTACCTGCACATATTACCGGTTTTTTCAGTATAGAAAATAATACAGACCCTTTAAAAAACGGGTCTTTAGGTGCAGGCTTTCTGCTTGATCGAGGAGTAAAAACTACTATAAAAGATTCATCTGAATTCAAAATTAATGTTAATCAGGGTAGTGACATTGTAATCAATGAGGTTTTAAAGCATTTTAAGATAAATGCTCCCTTCGAAATCACACAGGATATTCAGCTTCCAATAGGAGCAGGATTTGGAACTTCTGCAGCTTCTGCATTAAGTTTATCGTTAGCATTAAATGAATTCTTCGACTTTGGATATTCATATGAGGAATGCGGTCAGATTGCTCATATGGTTGAAGTTTCTCTTGGAGGAGGTTTGGGTGATGTTATAGGCCAAACTGGATCTGGAATGGTTTTAAGAACATCTCCTGGTGCACCGGGGGTCGGTAGAATCGAATCATTTGATGAAGATTTATTTGTAGCCACAAAATTTTTTGGCGAAATTGATACGGCATCGATTATACGAAACCCTCAGCATAAAAAACTCATTTCCAAAACTGGTCATGAATGTCTGAATGAATTTATGCAAGACATCTCTGTTGGTAAATTTTTAGAGCTTTCCTTAATATTTTCTCAAAATACAAAATTAATGACAGATGAAGTCAAATCTTTAGTTGATTATTTTAATTCTTCGGATGATATTTTGGGTGCTTCAATGGCGATGTTGGGAAATACTGTATTTGCCTTTGCATATAATGAAAGTGCATTTAAAAATTTAAATATTAAAAACCTTGATATAGATAAACTATACAAAAAGAGGCAATTATGA
- the cca gene encoding CCA tRNA nucleotidyltransferase: protein MDYKLILDEIKPTEDEKNRVREVSGKLLEFINDKCHIEGIDAEAVLVGSVAKKTYLRGKSDIDIFIAFPLTTDKKDLKQIGLDLAHQCCDVFNGEPHHQFASHPYVTTEIEGFEIDFVPCYRIDDGSQLKSAVDRTILHTKYVQANLDEGQNYEVLLLKRFMDMTGTYGSEFKVGGFAGYLCELLIIKYETFENTLKEASNWQFGHVIDLKDYGTAKMFKDPLVCIDPTDKNRNVGAALRLDKFSQFIQSARNYLNSDKKIEYFYPLNKSLDKNDILNEFKVRASNVIAIGFDIPQIPLDTLHPQLKKTADSLKRELNKNDFLVFQHDYWTDEESHAVILLELAVSELNNIKIHDGPKIYYRQACDNFIEKFGLENCYLLDDVLVYNAKREFTTPESFISNLLTKEHISIIKVGKNLTEPILNSYKIYDIGDLADDNDFLIFLDDFLYPNQHIRR from the coding sequence ATGGATTATAAACTTATTTTAGATGAAATTAAACCTACTGAAGATGAAAAGAATAGGGTAAGGGAAGTTTCTGGAAAACTTCTTGAATTTATAAACGATAAGTGTCATATTGAAGGTATTGATGCTGAAGCGGTATTGGTGGGATCAGTTGCTAAAAAGACTTATCTTCGCGGCAAATCTGACATAGACATTTTCATAGCTTTTCCGTTGACTACTGATAAGAAAGACCTAAAGCAGATTGGGCTTGATTTGGCGCACCAGTGCTGTGATGTATTCAATGGTGAGCCTCATCATCAGTTTGCATCTCATCCATATGTAACAACAGAAATTGAAGGATTTGAAATAGATTTTGTCCCTTGTTATAGGATAGATGATGGAAGCCAGCTTAAGTCTGCTGTTGACAGGACAATTCTTCACACGAAATATGTTCAGGCAAATCTTGATGAAGGACAGAATTATGAAGTCTTGCTTTTAAAGAGATTCATGGATATGACTGGTACTTATGGGTCTGAATTCAAGGTTGGTGGATTTGCAGGATACTTATGTGAATTGCTGATAATAAAATACGAAACTTTTGAAAATACATTAAAAGAAGCATCAAATTGGCAGTTCGGACATGTCATTGACTTGAAGGATTACGGTACCGCTAAAATGTTTAAAGATCCATTGGTTTGCATTGACCCTACAGACAAGAACCGTAATGTCGGTGCTGCATTGAGGCTGGATAAGTTTTCCCAGTTCATACAGTCTGCCCGTAATTATTTAAATTCTGATAAAAAAATTGAATATTTTTATCCTTTGAATAAATCTTTAGATAAAAATGATATTTTAAATGAATTTAAAGTTCGTGCCAGCAATGTAATAGCTATCGGGTTTGACATTCCACAGATTCCATTGGATACATTACATCCTCAGCTTAAAAAGACTGCCGACTCTCTGAAAAGAGAATTGAATAAAAATGACTTTTTGGTATTCCAGCATGATTACTGGACGGATGAGGAATCTCATGCAGTAATATTGCTTGAATTGGCAGTATCCGAACTGAATAACATTAAGATTCATGATGGACCTAAAATATATTACAGGCAAGCCTGTGATAATTTCATTGAAAAATTCGGTCTTGAAAACTGTTATCTTTTGGATGATGTGCTGGTTTATAATGCAAAAAGGGAATTTACTACACCAGAAAGCTTTATTTCCAATCTGCTTACAAAAGAGCATATTTCAATCATTAAAGTTGGAAAGAATCTAACAGAACCTATATTAAACAGTTATAAAATTTATGATATCGGTGATTTGGCAGATGATAATGACTTTTTAATATTTTTAGATGATTTTTTATATCCTAATCAGCATATCAGGCGTTAG
- a CDS encoding 3-dehydroquinate synthase II, protein MQNKFAWIMTPDLPWDDRKEMITTALESGIAYVLDLEYSQKIRKLGNVNIISDEDDADIYLVGIDGEGDGSIDLSENLADSKDLAAAKKAKNDGKTVCAYIRITDKLHEQLAVKLGPIVDYIILIGTDWTIIPLENIIADLQKVDVEIIAAVADRDGAKLALETLEHGTDGVIFEANDFAQIKEIADEVDNASRVKYELKVATITNVKPLGSGDRVCVDTTDMMQPGEGMLIGSYSKSMFLVHSESLESEYVASRPFRVNAGPVQAYVMVPGNKTRYLSELVAGDEVLIVNTEGETRTAYVGRSKIERRPLILIEAEYEGKTIRTLLQNAETIRIVDADNNPLSVADAKPGDKVKVYIEKSARHFGIAIDETIIEQ, encoded by the coding sequence ATGCAAAATAAATTCGCTTGGATAATGACTCCAGACCTTCCGTGGGATGACAGAAAGGAAATGATAACAACAGCACTGGAATCAGGAATTGCTTATGTATTGGATTTGGAGTATAGTCAAAAAATCCGCAAACTTGGAAATGTAAATATCATTTCCGATGAAGATGATGCTGACATTTATCTTGTCGGAATCGATGGAGAAGGTGACGGGTCTATTGATTTGAGTGAAAATTTAGCAGATTCCAAAGATTTAGCTGCTGCAAAAAAGGCTAAAAACGATGGAAAAACTGTTTGTGCATACATTAGAATCACTGATAAATTACATGAACAACTTGCAGTAAAATTAGGACCAATCGTAGATTATATTATTCTTATAGGAACAGACTGGACGATAATTCCTCTTGAAAATATTATAGCAGATCTTCAAAAGGTTGATGTAGAGATTATTGCTGCTGTGGCTGACAGGGATGGTGCTAAATTAGCACTTGAGACTTTGGAGCATGGAACCGATGGTGTAATATTTGAAGCAAATGATTTTGCGCAAATTAAAGAGATTGCTGATGAAGTAGATAATGCATCCCGTGTCAAATATGAATTGAAAGTAGCTACAATAACAAATGTTAAGCCTTTAGGGTCAGGTGACAGGGTATGTGTCGATACAACAGACATGATGCAGCCTGGAGAAGGAATGCTCATAGGTTCATATTCAAAATCAATGTTTTTAGTTCATTCAGAATCATTGGAAAGTGAATATGTAGCTTCAAGGCCATTCAGAGTAAATGCAGGTCCAGTTCAGGCATATGTTATGGTTCCTGGAAACAAGACAAGATATCTCTCTGAACTTGTTGCAGGAGATGAAGTATTGATTGTAAATACAGAAGGGGAAACCCGCACTGCATATGTCGGAAGAAGCAAAATTGAAAGAAGGCCATTGATATTAATTGAAGCTGAATATGAAGGCAAAACAATAAGAACATTGCTTCAAAATGCTGAAACAATCAGAATTGTTGATGCTGATAATAATCCTTTATCCGTTGCGGATGCAAAGCCGGGGGATAAAGTTAAAGTATATATAGAAAAAAGTGCAAGGCACTTTGGTATAGCTATTGATGAAACAATAATAGAACAATGA
- a CDS encoding flavodoxin yields the protein MANSLVIYFSRSGENYFGGELKNIEKGNTEVIAEYIKDLDGADLFKVEPANEYPADYMKCIDVAKKEQQDDARPEIKETLSDINDYEVIYIGFPNWWGTLPMPMWTQLEQLDFTGKVVKPFVTHEGSGFGSSQRDLAKLCDGAEIKKGLSIPGANVYDAKDSVAHWVDE from the coding sequence ATGGCAAACAGTTTGGTGATTTATTTTTCCCGTTCAGGTGAAAACTACTTCGGCGGAGAATTAAAAAACATTGAAAAAGGAAATACTGAAGTTATAGCAGAATACATTAAAGACTTGGATGGGGCTGATTTATTTAAAGTAGAACCTGCAAATGAATATCCTGCAGATTACATGAAATGTATTGATGTAGCCAAAAAAGAACAGCAAGACGATGCAAGACCAGAAATCAAAGAAACATTATCCGATATAAATGATTATGAAGTAATTTACATTGGTTTTCCAAATTGGTGGGGAACTCTGCCGATGCCTATGTGGACTCAATTGGAACAATTGGACTTCACAGGAAAAGTCGTAAAGCCATTCGTTACTCATGAAGGCTCAGGATTTGGATCATCTCAAAGAGATCTGGCTAAACTCTGTGACGGTGCAGAAATCAAAAAAGGTTTATCCATTCCCGGTGCAAATGTTTATGATGCAAAAGACAGTGTAGCTCATTGGGTTGATGAATAA
- a CDS encoding 2-amino-3,7-dideoxy-D-threo-hept-6-ulosonate synthase has product MMIGKKIRLERIFNRNTGRTVIAPMDHGVSSGPIKGIVDIDDTVEEISQGGADAILMHKGIVQRGHRGYGKDIGLIVHLSASTSLAPDPNNKVTVTSVEKAIQLGADAVSVHVNLGSATESEMLQQLGEIAETCDYWGIPLLAMMYPRGQKVENEMDVEFVKHAARVGSELGVDIVKTNYTGDPDSFREVVEGALVPVVIAGGPKVETDEELLTMVKDSLSVGGAGVAFGRNLFQAENPGKITRAISEVVHNDLEVEEALKFLK; this is encoded by the coding sequence ATAATGATTGGTAAAAAAATACGTTTAGAAAGAATTTTCAATAGGAATACTGGAAGAACAGTCATTGCTCCTATGGATCACGGTGTTTCCAGCGGACCTATTAAAGGAATTGTAGATATTGATGACACTGTAGAAGAAATTTCCCAAGGAGGGGCAGATGCAATATTGATGCATAAGGGAATTGTTCAAAGAGGTCACAGAGGATACGGTAAAGATATAGGTCTTATTGTACACTTATCCGCAAGTACCTCCCTTGCACCTGATCCAAATAATAAGGTAACAGTAACTTCTGTTGAAAAAGCAATCCAATTAGGTGCAGATGCAGTTTCCGTGCATGTAAATCTTGGAAGTGCAACAGAAAGTGAAATGTTACAGCAATTAGGTGAAATCGCTGAAACATGTGATTACTGGGGAATTCCATTATTAGCTATGATGTACCCACGTGGCCAGAAAGTTGAAAACGAAATGGATGTTGAATTCGTAAAGCATGCCGCACGTGTAGGTTCAGAACTTGGAGTTGACATTGTAAAGACAAATTATACCGGTGATCCTGATTCATTCAGGGAAGTAGTTGAAGGCGCACTTGTACCTGTAGTTATTGCAGGAGGACCAAAAGTAGAAACTGATGAAGAATTGTTGACTATGGTTAAGGACTCTTTAAGCGTTGGTGGAGCAGGTGTAGCATTTGGACGTAATCTTTTCCAAGCTGAAAACCCTGGAAAAATTACAAGAGCAATTTCAGAAGTTGTACATAATGATTTAGAAGTTGAAGAAGCTTTAAAATTCTTAAAATAA
- a CDS encoding DUF2115 family protein, translating into MKASKLLKIIRKELKDYPIEYLRNKVTDDRYRDPLVKKLAKYNSEAYDEIYSLEIKGDFDVNDSVINKMKGDINYYFDTYAGGDIEAREFTKYLSLYLALIAKKPLHPYSENRNDEVYEENGSYYCKTRIKAINDKRSLCKYCVCKNLGYFGMF; encoded by the coding sequence ATGAAGGCATCCAAACTTCTAAAAATCATCAGAAAAGAACTGAAAGATTATCCTATTGAATATCTAAGAAATAAGGTAACAGACGACAGGTACAGAGATCCTCTTGTTAAGAAATTAGCCAAATACAACTCCGAAGCCTATGATGAAATCTATTCACTGGAAATTAAGGGCGATTTTGATGTGAATGACAGTGTCATCAACAAAATGAAAGGTGACATCAATTACTATTTTGACACCTACGCCGGAGGAGACATTGAAGCCCGTGAGTTTACAAAGTATCTGTCATTATACTTGGCTTTAATAGCTAAAAAACCTCTACACCCATATAGTGAAAACAGAAATGATGAAGTTTATGAAGAAAATGGTTCCTATTACTGCAAAACACGAATTAAAGCAATAAATGACAAGCGTTCACTTTGCAAATACTGTGTCTGCAAAAATCTGGGCTATTTTGGAATGTTTTAA
- the rbr gene encoding rubrerythrin translates to MTVNLEGSKTEKNLLKALQGEALARVKYEFYSSKAKKDGYVQLSEIFKEASDNEKEHAKVWFKLLHGGEVNDTLSNLDEAIETEEYEWSDMYMNFAHDAKKEGFSDIAHLFELTAAIERSHERIYKSFVKNIKNDCVFEKPDEIVWKCGNCGNLHYSKTAPETCPMCDHPQSYYRKLDESYK, encoded by the coding sequence ATGACTGTAAATTTAGAAGGCAGTAAAACTGAAAAAAATCTTTTAAAGGCTCTTCAGGGAGAGGCACTTGCCCGTGTAAAATATGAGTTTTACTCAAGCAAGGCAAAAAAAGACGGATACGTTCAATTATCTGAAATTTTCAAAGAAGCTTCAGATAATGAAAAAGAACATGCAAAGGTATGGTTCAAGCTATTGCATGGTGGTGAAGTTAATGATACTTTATCCAACCTTGATGAGGCTATTGAAACTGAAGAGTATGAATGGTCTGATATGTATATGAATTTTGCTCATGACGCTAAAAAGGAAGGCTTCAGTGATATTGCTCATCTTTTTGAGTTAACTGCAGCAATCGAAAGGTCACATGAGCGAATCTACAAATCCTTTGTTAAAAATATTAAAAATGATTGTGTGTTTGAAAAACCTGATGAAATTGTCTGGAAATGTGGAAACTGCGGTAATTTGCACTATTCCAAAACCGCACCGGAAACATGTCCGATGTGTGATCATCCGCAATCATACTACAGAAAATTAGATGAAAGTTACAAGTAA
- a CDS encoding histidinol phosphate phosphatase domain-containing protein produces the protein MNKRIDLHMHSLFSDGELLPSELARRALKLNHEVIAITDHIDYYNVEEIPKIQAAIDDINSNWDITVVLGAEVTHAPTESIDAIAKRAKELGAKIVVVHGETLNEPVTPGTNLAAVKSKYVDILGHPGLITKEEAELALKNDIYLEISARKGHCLGNGHVASIAREVGNKLIVDTDTHSPDDLITFDKSYEIARGAGLSDEEAMKAIVDNPRELLKSKGIL, from the coding sequence ATGAATAAAAGAATAGATTTACATATGCACAGTTTATTTAGTGACGGAGAATTATTACCTTCAGAGCTTGCAAGAAGAGCTTTGAAATTAAATCATGAAGTTATAGCCATTACCGACCATATTGATTATTATAATGTTGAAGAAATTCCAAAAATACAAGCAGCAATAGATGACATTAACTCAAACTGGGACATTACCGTCGTATTGGGAGCTGAAGTAACACATGCACCAACCGAATCCATTGATGCAATAGCTAAAAGAGCAAAAGAACTGGGTGCTAAAATTGTAGTTGTGCACGGTGAAACATTAAACGAACCAGTGACACCAGGAACAAACTTAGCAGCAGTGAAATCAAAATATGTTGACATTTTAGGCCATCCCGGTTTGATAACAAAAGAGGAAGCGGAACTTGCACTTAAAAATGATATTTATTTAGAAATCAGTGCACGTAAAGGACATTGTCTTGGAAACGGTCATGTTGCAAGCATTGCCCGTGAAGTGGGAAACAAGCTGATTGTTGATACTGACACCCATTCACCGGATGATTTGATAACATTCGATAAATCATATGAAATAGCTCGCGGAGCAGGATTGAGTGATGAGGAAGCAATGAAAGCCATTGTCGATAATCCTCGTGAATTACTCAAAAGCAAAGGAATATTATGA
- a CDS encoding FprA family A-type flavoprotein, translated as MKAKAAKIAEGVYWVGVLHWNSRTFHGYGIPGTTYNAYLVFGGEKTVLIDNVYGGLDNQLYARIEDAFAQEGKDIQIDVFVQNHSEMDHSTHLRETIEKYNPEAEIYASPNCAKFLEQQYHNFGDLKINTVQTGDEVDIGGRTLAFVSAPMLHWPDSMFTFLVEDGILFSNDAFGQHVCHSKRFDEDYSLDILEKEAQKYYANLVTLGSPMLRMKLQELTDNGIVDQIKMIAPCHGQIWKNPKFIIDLYAKWGSGVCKDKITVIYDTMHHSTEKLAFQIAEGIASEGVEVAMYFMQHDGPDDAITDILDSKAIALGAPTMMNKPFPRIGNMIYWLDCVNFAGTTSNKNALIFSSKGWGGGAVKKLQTDLEAAGFNVTDTLDVTFVPDEDVLEEAFNKGAELARSIKE; from the coding sequence ATGAAAGCTAAAGCGGCAAAAATTGCAGAAGGTGTTTACTGGGTTGGTGTTCTCCATTGGAACAGCAGAACTTTCCACGGATATGGAATTCCAGGAACTACCTATAATGCATACTTGGTATTTGGTGGCGAAAAAACTGTATTGATTGATAATGTCTATGGCGGATTAGACAATCAGTTATATGCAAGAATTGAGGATGCATTTGCTCAGGAAGGAAAAGATATCCAAATTGATGTCTTTGTACAGAACCATTCTGAAATGGACCATTCAACTCATTTAAGAGAAACCATTGAAAAATACAATCCTGAAGCAGAAATATACGCTTCCCCTAATTGTGCTAAATTTTTAGAACAGCAATATCATAATTTCGGAGATTTAAAAATCAATACCGTTCAGACTGGTGATGAAGTGGATATCGGTGGCAGAACATTAGCATTTGTATCTGCTCCTATGTTACACTGGCCGGACAGCATGTTCACATTCCTGGTTGAAGATGGTATTTTGTTCTCAAATGATGCATTTGGTCAGCACGTATGTCACTCCAAAAGATTTGATGAGGATTACTCTTTAGACATTTTAGAAAAAGAGGCTCAAAAATATTATGCAAATCTTGTTACATTAGGTTCTCCAATGCTTAGGATGAAATTGCAGGAATTAACAGACAACGGCATTGTTGATCAAATCAAAATGATTGCTCCATGCCATGGTCAAATCTGGAAAAACCCTAAATTCATCATTGATTTGTATGCTAAATGGGGATCTGGAGTATGCAAAGATAAAATTACTGTTATTTATGATACTATGCACCATTCAACTGAAAAATTAGCTTTCCAAATTGCAGAAGGTATTGCCAGTGAAGGTGTTGAAGTTGCAATGTACTTTATGCAGCATGATGGACCTGATGATGCCATTACTGATATTTTAGACAGTAAGGCTATTGCTTTAGGTGCACCTACCATGATGAACAAGCCTTTCCCACGTATTGGTAATATGATATACTGGCTAGACTGTGTTAACTTTGCAGGAACTACCAGTAATAAAAATGCTTTAATATTCTCATCCAAAGGTTGGGGTGGAGGAGCTGTCAAAAAACTCCAAACCGATTTGGAAGCTGCTGGATTTAATGTAACTGACACTTTGGATGTTACTTTCGTTCCGGATGAGGATGTTTTGGAAGAAGCATTCAACAAGGGTGCAGAGCTCGCAAGATCCATTAAAGAATAA